The genomic stretch ACAGTCGCGTCTCATCTCACTGAGAAAATCAGCAGATATGGTTGGGTCTGGCTGACCTGTCCCCAAGAAATTGTGCAAGCGTTCTAGGATGAACTCGCAACCAATCTTGCCAATATTGTGCCCTCCTTCATATTGagataatttatcaattcagcgCCCGGTTATCCACTCACAGTTACAAATCAAGTTGATCATAAAGTAAGATAGAAGGATGGGCTTAGTTATAATACCTAAGAGACTGACTGTTTCTCTCTCGTCAAAACCTCTGAGACCGAATAGGTGGAGAGTCCGGAAAACATTATCGTCTGGGTTAGGAATTTCAGCCATTGCTTCAGCATAATAGGACTGAATACTGTCTCTCCTGCCAGTGAAAAGAGGATAGAATGGGCCACCAGCCTGTGGACTCGAACATCAGAAAAAGGGGTGAAAAGGATAAGGAGTTAAAAGGAAACGGAAACAAAGATTCTTAGGAAGCTTGAGCAAGCTAATCAAGTAGCTGTCCCAGCTGCAAGCCTGGAAACatagaggaaagaaagaagttcCTAGACATGGAATAGATTAAATCTTCTCAAATGCCAAGCTGACTTTCAGAATCGTTATCAAACTTTTCCACACAGAATGCCAATTCAACGCCAATAGGAGAATACTAAATTTCATCCAAATCCGCAGGAGCGAATGGCAATGACGGTGGATATGATAGTTTCTAGAAATTGGAGAGGGAAATGAGAGAAGAGTGTACCAGGACAATGCCCTCCCGGGTGGCGAGCACGAGAACATCAGCACAAGAAACAACCCCAGGGCAATGGTCTTCAAGCTCCTGCTTAATGGTATCGATCCGTTCGAAACCCTTAAGGGTCCGGTTGGGGATAGCCTGCCTTTCTATGGAATGGCTTCGGTTTCCACGGCTATCGTCCAGGAGAACTGAAGCATCGCaaccctttttcaagaaaatacacAGACCAAATCAGTCTCTAAACGAGGAATCCCCtaaacacaaaaagaagaagaagaaggagtaACCCTGATGAAGCAATCGTGGAAGAGGAGACGGAGGAACGCGGGGGCAACTTCGGGGTGTTGGGAGTAGATTCTGGCCATGGACGACCTCACGATCTCTTCAGCAGCGGGGCAGGTGTCGCGGTAGAAGTCGTACTGGAGGCCAAGCGCGGGGCCCTCCTCGTCGACCGCGCCATCGTCGCTCCTCTGGAGCAGGACGGGCGAGAGGGAATCCAGAGAAAAAGGAGGGTCCAAGGGCTGTTGCCCATGGTGGTCTGCACTCGAGGCCTTGCGATTCCTGAGCGAGACGAGGAAGGAGACGAAGAGGACGAAGATCACGATCCACCCGTTCAGGTACTTGGGCATGGCGTCGAACCTTCCGATCTGGCCCTTCCTTCTGCGACGTTCTGCAAAtggcgggggagagagagagagaaagggagagttTTTGGAGGGAAAGTGGGGGGGAAAGAGAGGGAA from Rhodamnia argentea isolate NSW1041297 chromosome 2, ASM2092103v1, whole genome shotgun sequence encodes the following:
- the LOC115738714 gene encoding putative Peroxidase 48, which codes for MPKYLNGWIVIFVLFVSFLVSLRNRKASSADHHGQQPLDPPFSLDSLSPVLLQRSDDGAVDEEGPALGLQYDFYRDTCPAAEEIVRSSMARIYSQHPEVAPAFLRLLFHDCFIRGCDASVLLDDSRGNRSHSIERQAIPNRTLKGFERIDTIKQELEDHCPGVVSCADVLVLATREGIVLAGGPFYPLFTGRRDSIQSYYAEAMAEIPNPDDNVFRTLHLFGLRGFDERETVSLLGGHNIGKIGCEFILERLHNFLGTGQPDPTISADFLSEMRRDCEDSQASSNSTSSSPLLLESRSLTKSGLGLTYFPQLVTSISSGSSFDTHYYQSLLRGRGLLYADQQLMADERTASVVRAYVSDDGSAFRLDFARAMMKMSSLGILSGSDGQIRKNCSFIANGN